In the Ilumatobacteraceae bacterium genome, one interval contains:
- a CDS encoding CBS domain-containing protein has product MNVQSIIGSKGTDVATIEQVATLADAIARLGEHGIGALVVSGDGSAIEGIVSERDIVRAASRSGADSFGATVGSVMSTDVITCSLGDGVDRLMSLMTERRIRHLPVVDDRGRLAGIVSIGDVVKARLAELEQENQALSQYISGH; this is encoded by the coding sequence ATGAACGTGCAGTCGATCATCGGATCCAAGGGGACCGACGTCGCCACCATCGAGCAGGTCGCGACGCTGGCCGACGCCATCGCCCGGCTCGGCGAGCACGGCATCGGGGCGCTCGTCGTCTCCGGCGACGGCAGCGCCATCGAAGGGATCGTCTCCGAACGCGACATCGTGCGGGCCGCGTCCCGCAGCGGTGCCGACTCGTTCGGAGCCACGGTCGGATCGGTGATGTCGACCGACGTCATCACGTGTTCGCTCGGCGATGGCGTCGACCGCCTGATGAGCCTGATGACCGAGCGCCGCATCCGTCATCTGCCGGTCGTCGACGATCGCGGACGGCTCGCCGGCATCGTGTCGATCGGCGATGTCGTCAAAGCCCGACTCGCCGAACTCGAGCAGGAGAACCAGGCGCTCAGCCAGTACATCTCCGGCCACTGA
- a CDS encoding trypsin-like peptidase domain-containing protein, translating to MTPNGPDRRDDSAPPPPPPQRKRRRWAGRVAAGAALAIAMVGAGVTGAVVQHRLDEDPTPPQRSSGEALDIGAVRADDLPPIDVAAVAAYVAPSIVTISADIDGPEGVGGSIGTGVITTSDGEILTNAHVVEDATAIRVRLAGETEPRPATLLAADAGNDLALLRVAGDDFVPATFADADSMRIGDEVVAIGFALDLDGAPSVTRGIVSALDRTIVTAGGALDGLVQTDAAISSGNSGGPLVDALGQVVGINTAVARGDATVAATNIGFAISVGEALPIIESLREQADGEPRDEGYLGVGLDDRRDGGQGAIIAQVEEGTPAEAAGLLPGDIVISVDGAPIEGGAGLVAAVRDQEPGDELEIQVVRGSQVVTVTVVLTDRPEA from the coding sequence TTGACACCGAACGGGCCGGATCGGCGCGACGACTCCGCGCCACCGCCGCCTCCCCCGCAGCGCAAGCGGCGTCGCTGGGCGGGCCGTGTCGCCGCCGGTGCCGCGCTCGCGATCGCGATGGTCGGTGCCGGCGTGACCGGAGCGGTGGTCCAGCATCGGCTCGACGAAGACCCGACACCGCCGCAGCGCTCGTCCGGCGAGGCGCTCGACATCGGCGCGGTCCGCGCCGACGACCTCCCGCCGATCGACGTCGCCGCCGTCGCCGCCTATGTCGCACCGTCGATCGTGACCATCAGCGCCGACATCGACGGCCCCGAGGGCGTCGGCGGGTCGATCGGCACCGGCGTCATCACGACGTCCGACGGCGAGATCCTCACCAACGCCCATGTCGTCGAGGACGCCACGGCAATCCGTGTCCGCCTGGCGGGCGAGACCGAACCGCGTCCGGCCACCCTGCTGGCCGCCGACGCCGGCAACGACCTGGCGCTGCTGCGGGTCGCGGGCGACGATTTCGTCCCCGCCACCTTCGCCGACGCCGATTCGATGCGGATCGGCGACGAGGTCGTCGCGATCGGGTTCGCACTCGACCTCGACGGGGCACCGTCGGTCACCCGCGGCATCGTCTCCGCCCTCGACCGGACGATCGTCACCGCCGGGGGTGCACTCGACGGTCTCGTGCAGACCGATGCCGCCATCTCGTCCGGCAACTCCGGTGGACCGTTGGTCGATGCGCTCGGCCAGGTCGTCGGCATCAACACCGCCGTGGCCAGGGGCGATGCCACCGTCGCCGCGACCAACATCGGCTTCGCGATCTCCGTGGGCGAGGCGCTCCCGATCATCGAATCGTTGCGTGAACAGGCCGACGGCGAACCTCGTGACGAGGGCTATCTCGGCGTCGGACTCGACGACCGACGCGACGGCGGCCAGGGTGCGATCATCGCCCAGGTCGAGGAGGGCACGCCGGCCGAGGCGGCCGGGCTGCTGCCCGGCGACATCGTCATCTCCGTCGACGGGGCGCCGATCGAGGGTGGCGCCGGCCTGGTCGCAGCCGTTCGCGACCAGGAACCGGGCGACGAACTCGAGATCCAGGTCGTGCGTGGGAGCCAGGTCGTCACCGTGACGGTCGTGCTGACCGATCGACCCGAAGCCTGA
- a CDS encoding ABC transporter ATP-binding protein, translating to MTAAVSMRSVTKRFDDVVAVDALDLDIADGEFFALLGPSGCGKTTTLRMIAGLEIPSAGSLKIFGDEVGTLPPNKRPVNTVFQNYALFPHMSIADNVAFGLKMQKVPKADVARRVDEAIGLVRLGGMENRRPNQLSGGQQQRVALARALVNRPKVLLLDEPLAALDLKLRQGMQMELKQLQREVGITFVFVTHDQEEALSMADRIGVMGDGQLLQVGTPEEIYDAPVSRFVADFIGRSNFLPGTVESDDIVCLANGTRIAVNSAGAAGDQVAISLRPERVQMGAVGEAPDGRPSLVGTVQLMTFLGSAIVYQIAFDWLTIEVRAENRPSVERRQVGDTVSVWWRDDAVAVVPG from the coding sequence ATGACTGCGGCCGTGTCGATGCGATCGGTGACCAAGCGGTTCGACGATGTCGTCGCGGTCGATGCGCTCGACCTCGACATCGCCGACGGCGAGTTCTTCGCCCTGCTCGGGCCCTCGGGATGCGGCAAGACCACCACCCTCCGCATGATCGCCGGGCTCGAGATCCCATCGGCCGGCAGCTTGAAGATCTTCGGTGACGAGGTCGGCACCCTGCCGCCGAACAAGCGGCCCGTCAACACGGTGTTCCAGAACTACGCACTGTTCCCGCACATGTCGATCGCGGACAACGTCGCGTTCGGCCTGAAGATGCAGAAGGTCCCCAAGGCCGACGTGGCCCGCCGCGTCGACGAGGCGATCGGCCTGGTCCGACTGGGTGGCATGGAGAACCGGCGCCCGAACCAGCTCAGCGGTGGTCAGCAGCAGCGTGTGGCACTGGCTCGCGCCCTCGTCAACCGACCCAAGGTGTTGCTGCTCGACGAACCGCTCGCCGCGCTCGACCTCAAGCTCCGACAAGGCATGCAGATGGAGCTCAAGCAGTTGCAGCGCGAGGTCGGCATCACCTTCGTGTTCGTGACCCACGATCAGGAAGAAGCGCTGTCGATGGCCGACCGGATCGGTGTCATGGGCGACGGTCAGCTCCTGCAGGTCGGCACGCCCGAGGAGATCTACGACGCGCCGGTGAGCCGCTTCGTCGCGGACTTCATCGGACGGTCGAACTTCCTGCCCGGTACCGTCGAGTCCGACGACATCGTCTGCCTCGCCAACGGCACACGCATCGCCGTGAACTCGGCCGGTGCCGCCGGCGATCAGGTCGCCATCAGCCTGCGCCCAGAACGCGTCCAGATGGGTGCGGTGGGAGAGGCGCCCGACGGGCGGCCTTCGCTCGTCGGCACCGTTCAACTCATGACGTTCCTCGGGAGCGCGATCGTGTACCAGATCGCGTTCGACTGGCTGACGATCGAGGTGCGCGCCGAGAACCGGCCGAGCGTGGAGCGCCGACAGGTCGGTGACACGGTCAGCGTCTGGTGGCGCGACGACGCGGTCGCGGTGGTGCCCGGGTGA
- the rplC gene encoding 50S ribosomal protein L3 — protein sequence MAQTVILGEKVGMTQKWVDDKVIPVTVLRVEPMRIVQIKTNERDGYTALQVTYGHREAKKLNKPDAGHFEKAGVQPGKRLVELRLDSVDGFEVGQEITVESIAAGSRVDVTGTSRGKGFAGVMKRHNFRGMGEGHGVHRTHRMPGSIGACSFPGRVFKGQRMAGHMGHEQVTTLNLEVVDSDVERNVLLIKGSVPGPNGGVVSVRNAVKATASSTGKGA from the coding sequence ATGGCACAGACAGTGATTCTCGGCGAGAAGGTCGGGATGACGCAGAAATGGGTGGATGACAAGGTCATCCCCGTCACGGTTCTCCGTGTCGAGCCCATGCGCATCGTCCAGATCAAGACCAACGAGCGCGACGGATACACCGCCCTGCAGGTGACCTACGGTCATCGCGAGGCGAAGAAGCTCAACAAGCCCGATGCGGGCCATTTCGAGAAGGCCGGCGTGCAGCCGGGCAAGCGGCTCGTCGAGCTGCGTCTCGACTCGGTCGACGGCTTCGAAGTCGGCCAGGAGATCACCGTCGAGTCGATCGCCGCCGGCAGCCGCGTCGACGTGACGGGCACCAGCCGAGGCAAGGGTTTCGCCGGTGTCATGAAGCGCCACAACTTCCGAGGCATGGGCGAAGGCCACGGCGTGCACCGCACGCACCGTATGCCCGGCTCGATCGGCGCCTGCTCGTTCCCCGGTCGTGTGTTCAAGGGCCAGCGGATGGCCGGCCACATGGGTCACGAGCAAGTCACCACGCTCAACCTCGAGGTCGTCGATTCCGACGTCGAGCGCAACGTTCTGCTGATCAAGGGCTCGGTTCCGGGTCCGAACGGCGGCGTCGTATCCGTCCGCAACGCCGTCAAGGCAACTGCCTCGTCGACCGGGAAGGGAGCCTGA
- the rpsJ gene encoding 30S ribosomal protein S10, producing the protein MAQNIRIRLKAFDHEVIDQSTKKIVETVNRTDATIRGPIPLPTDKHRYTVIRGPHVDKDSREHFEMRVHKRLIDIVNPNAKTIDSLQRIELPAGVDIEIKIQQA; encoded by the coding sequence ATGGCACAGAACATTCGAATCCGCTTGAAGGCGTTCGATCACGAAGTCATCGACCAGTCGACGAAGAAGATCGTCGAGACGGTCAACCGGACCGACGCCACCATCCGTGGCCCGATCCCGTTGCCGACCGACAAGCACCGGTACACGGTCATCCGTGGACCGCACGTCGACAAGGACTCGCGTGAGCACTTCGAGATGCGCGTCCACAAGCGGCTGATCGACATCGTCAACCCCAACGCCAAGACCATCGACTCGCTGCAGCGCATCGAGCTCCCGGCCGGCGTCGACATCGAGATCAAGATCCAGCAAGCCTGA
- the tuf gene encoding elongation factor Tu has product MSKAKFERNKPHVNIGTMGHIDHGKTTLTAAISKTLSDRGLADFAAFDTIDKAPEEKARGITISIAHIEYETENRHYAHVDMPGHADYIKNMITGAAQVDGAILVVAATDGPMPQTREHVLLARQVGVPAIVVALNKADMVDDEELLELVELEIRELLNEYEFPGDDVPVIPVSALKALEGDADAQEQVMALMNAADEFIPEPDRDLDKPFLMPIEDVFTITGRGTVVTGKVEQGIVNTGDEIEIVGLRDTQKTTCTGVEMFRKLLDQGQAGDNIGALLRGIDKENVERGQVLCKPGSITPHTNFEGQVYVLTKEEGGRHKPFFNNYRPQFFFRTTDVTGTIELPSGTEMVMPGDNVEMTVELGKAIAMDEGLRFAIREGGRTVGAGRVTKILK; this is encoded by the coding sequence ATGAGCAAGGCAAAGTTCGAGCGCAACAAGCCGCATGTCAACATTGGCACGATGGGTCACATCGACCATGGCAAGACGACGTTGACGGCGGCGATTTCGAAGACGTTGTCCGATCGCGGTTTGGCTGATTTTGCTGCGTTCGACACGATCGACAAGGCGCCGGAGGAGAAGGCTCGTGGTATCACGATCTCGATTGCTCATATCGAGTACGAGACCGAGAACCGGCATTACGCGCATGTCGACATGCCGGGTCATGCTGACTACATCAAGAACATGATCACGGGTGCGGCGCAGGTCGATGGTGCGATCTTGGTGGTGGCGGCGACCGATGGTCCGATGCCGCAGACGCGTGAGCATGTGTTGTTGGCCCGTCAGGTCGGTGTGCCGGCGATCGTGGTGGCGTTGAACAAGGCTGACATGGTCGACGACGAAGAGCTCCTCGAGTTGGTGGAGTTGGAGATTCGTGAGTTGTTGAACGAGTACGAGTTCCCGGGTGATGATGTTCCGGTGATCCCGGTGAGTGCGTTGAAGGCGCTCGAGGGTGATGCGGATGCTCAGGAGCAGGTGATGGCGTTGATGAATGCTGCTGATGAGTTCATTCCGGAGCCGGATCGTGATCTGGACAAGCCGTTCTTGATGCCGATCGAGGATGTGTTCACGATCACGGGTCGTGGCACGGTGGTGACGGGCAAGGTCGAGCAGGGCATCGTGAACACCGGTGATGAGATCGAGATCGTTGGGTTGCGTGATACGCAGAAGACGACGTGTACGGGTGTTGAGATGTTCCGGAAGTTGCTCGATCAGGGTCAGGCGGGTGACAACATCGGTGCGTTGTTGCGTGGTATCGACAAGGAGAATGTCGAGCGTGGTCAGGTGTTGTGTAAGCCGGGCAGTATCACGCCGCACACGAATTTCGAGGGTCAGGTGTATGTGTTGACGAAGGAGGAGGGTGGTCGTCACAAGCCGTTCTTCAACAACTATCGTCCGCAGTTCTTTTTCCGGACGACGGATGTGACGGGGACGATCGAGTTGCCGTCGGGGACGGAGATGGTGATGCCGGGTGACAACGTCGAGATGACGGTGGAGCTCGGGAAGGCGATCGCGATGGATGAGGGTCTGCGGTTCGCGATTCGTGAGGGTGGTCGTACCGTGGGTGCCGGCCGTGTCACCAAGATCCTCAAGTGA
- the fusA gene encoding elongation factor G encodes MAKREFPLERTRNIGIMAHIDAGKTTTTERILFYTGKSYKIGEVHDGAATMDHMAQEQERGITITSAATTCVWDNHRINIIDTPGHVDFTIEVERSLRVLDGAVTVFDSVAGVEPQTETVWRQANKYNVPRFCFVNKMDRIGANFYRTVDMVKSRLEANPLVLQLPVGAGGPESNEPFIGLVDLIKMKALLWLDTDEKDLGATYDEVDIPDHMVDQANEYREALMDTIATEDEGLMELYLGGEDVPVDMIKKAIRQGTLNNDFVPILCGSAFKNKGVQPMLDAVIDYLPSPLDVEPAHGVTTEGGEEVDVYRGPKDDPFAALAFKIVADPFGKLTYFRVYSGEINKGDEVYNSTKEKRERLGRILLMHANQREDLDIAMAGDIVAGLGFKEVTTGDTLCDRDHHVILEKMEFPEPVIHVAIEPKTKSDQDKLGKALKSLSDEDPTFRIRSDEETGQTVISGMGELHLEVLVDRMMREFNVEATVGKPQVAYRETVTKKVEGYQYKHIKQSGGSGQFAVVKLDIEPNPGKGYEFDDKITGGRIPREYIQPVNQGIQAGLESGVLAGYGMVDVKVSLVDGQYHDVDSSEMAFKIAGQAGFKEAAAKAGAVLLEPIMAVEVVTPDEYLGDVVGDLNRRRGRIEGMDANGNVQQVRAQVPLSEMFGYSTDLRSSTQGRATYTMQFAEYQQVPEAIASDIVKRVRGE; translated from the coding sequence ATGGCCAAGCGAGAGTTCCCCCTCGAGCGCACCCGCAACATCGGCATCATGGCGCACATCGATGCCGGTAAGACGACGACGACGGAGCGCATCCTCTTCTACACCGGGAAGAGCTACAAGATCGGCGAAGTCCACGACGGCGCCGCCACCATGGACCACATGGCGCAGGAGCAGGAGCGTGGCATCACGATCACGTCCGCGGCGACCACGTGTGTGTGGGACAACCACCGCATCAACATCATCGACACCCCCGGGCACGTCGACTTCACCATCGAGGTCGAGCGCTCGCTGCGCGTGCTCGACGGTGCGGTCACGGTGTTCGACTCGGTCGCCGGCGTCGAGCCGCAGACCGAGACGGTCTGGCGGCAGGCCAACAAGTACAACGTGCCCCGGTTCTGCTTCGTCAACAAGATGGACCGCATCGGCGCCAACTTCTATCGCACGGTCGACATGGTGAAGAGCCGCCTCGAGGCCAACCCGCTCGTGCTGCAGCTCCCGGTGGGCGCCGGCGGCCCCGAGTCGAACGAGCCGTTCATCGGTCTGGTCGACCTGATCAAGATGAAGGCCCTGCTCTGGCTCGACACCGACGAGAAGGACCTCGGCGCCACGTACGACGAGGTCGACATCCCCGACCACATGGTCGACCAGGCGAACGAGTACCGCGAGGCGCTCATGGACACGATCGCGACCGAGGACGAAGGGCTCATGGAGCTCTACCTCGGCGGCGAAGACGTGCCGGTCGACATGATCAAGAAGGCGATCCGTCAGGGCACGCTCAACAACGACTTCGTGCCGATCCTCTGTGGCTCGGCGTTCAAGAACAAGGGTGTCCAGCCGATGCTCGACGCCGTCATCGACTACCTGCCGTCACCGCTCGACGTCGAGCCGGCGCACGGGGTCACCACCGAGGGCGGCGAAGAGGTCGACGTCTATCGCGGCCCGAAGGACGATCCGTTCGCGGCGTTGGCGTTCAAGATCGTCGCCGACCCGTTCGGCAAGCTCACCTACTTCCGGGTCTACTCCGGCGAGATCAACAAGGGCGACGAGGTCTACAACTCCACCAAGGAGAAGCGTGAGCGTCTCGGCCGCATCCTGTTGATGCACGCCAACCAGCGCGAAGACCTCGACATCGCGATGGCCGGTGACATCGTCGCCGGGCTGGGCTTCAAGGAAGTCACCACCGGCGACACCCTCTGCGACCGCGACCACCACGTGATCCTGGAGAAGATGGAGTTCCCCGAGCCGGTCATCCACGTGGCGATCGAACCGAAGACCAAGTCCGACCAGGACAAGCTCGGCAAGGCGCTCAAGTCGCTGTCCGACGAGGACCCGACCTTCCGCATCCGCTCCGACGAAGAGACCGGCCAGACCGTGATCTCGGGCATGGGCGAGCTGCACCTCGAGGTGCTCGTCGACCGCATGATGCGCGAGTTCAACGTCGAGGCGACCGTCGGCAAGCCGCAGGTGGCGTACCGCGAGACCGTGACCAAGAAGGTCGAGGGCTACCAGTACAAGCACATCAAGCAGTCCGGTGGCTCCGGTCAGTTCGCCGTCGTCAAGCTCGACATCGAACCGAACCCGGGCAAGGGCTACGAGTTCGACGACAAGATCACCGGTGGCCGCATCCCGCGCGAGTACATCCAGCCCGTCAACCAGGGCATCCAGGCCGGCCTCGAGTCCGGGGTGCTCGCCGGCTACGGCATGGTCGACGTGAAGGTCAGCCTCGTCGACGGCCAGTACCACGACGTCGACTCGTCCGAGATGGCGTTCAAGATCGCCGGGCAGGCAGGCTTCAAGGAAGCCGCCGCCAAGGCCGGTGCCGTGCTGCTCGAGCCGATCATGGCCGTCGAGGTCGTCACGCCCGACGAGTACCTCGGCGACGTCGTCGGCGACCTCAACCGTCGTCGCGGTCGCATCGAGGGCATGGACGCCAACGGCAACGTGCAGCAGGTCAGGGCCCAGGTCCCGCTCTCCGAGATGTTCGGCTACTCGACCGATCTCCGCTCGTCCACCCAGGGCCGGGCCACCTACACCATGCAGTTCGCCGAGTACCAGCAGGTCCCCGAAGCGATCGCATCCGACATCGTGAAGCGGGTCCGCGGCGAGTGA
- a CDS encoding ABC transporter permease, giving the protein MSSSANPRGITRWLLAGNGGLVLLFLYAPIILLVIFSFSAARDPGAWGGFTFDWYRDLGNDDNVQKAIGISVKVAIVSTIVATLLGTMAALALERFQFRGKKVFDALLYLPIIIPDVTMAVMMLLFFTKAFDVVDLLFGMRIGKGFATVVVSHVAFNIAFVSVVVRARIAGMDQTLEQAASDLYATRWQGFRYVTLPQIMPGVLGGALLALTLSLDDVVVTQFVSGPGSTTLPVYVFGLIRRDVTPLINAVSVVMLLASLVLVIASLLAQRASAGRRRRDLITTGITTGEE; this is encoded by the coding sequence GTGAGTTCGTCCGCGAACCCCCGAGGGATCACCCGATGGCTGCTGGCCGGCAACGGCGGGTTGGTGCTGCTGTTCCTGTACGCCCCGATCATCCTGCTCGTGATCTTCAGTTTCAGCGCCGCTCGTGACCCGGGTGCCTGGGGCGGGTTCACCTTCGACTGGTATCGCGATCTCGGCAACGACGACAACGTGCAGAAGGCGATCGGGATCTCCGTCAAGGTCGCGATCGTCTCGACGATCGTCGCGACCCTGCTCGGCACGATGGCCGCCCTCGCCCTCGAACGGTTCCAGTTCCGGGGCAAGAAGGTGTTCGACGCGCTGCTGTACCTGCCGATCATCATCCCCGACGTGACGATGGCCGTGATGATGCTCCTGTTCTTCACGAAGGCGTTCGACGTCGTCGACCTGCTGTTCGGCATGCGGATCGGCAAGGGGTTCGCCACCGTCGTGGTCAGCCACGTCGCGTTCAACATCGCGTTCGTCTCGGTCGTCGTCCGGGCCAGGATCGCCGGGATGGACCAGACACTCGAGCAGGCCGCGAGCGATCTCTACGCCACGCGCTGGCAGGGCTTCCGGTACGTGACGTTGCCGCAGATCATGCCCGGCGTGCTCGGCGGGGCGCTCTTGGCGTTGACGTTGTCGCTCGACGACGTGGTCGTCACCCAGTTCGTGTCGGGACCCGGCAGCACGACGTTGCCCGTCTACGTCTTCGGCCTGATCCGGCGCGACGTGACGCCGCTGATCAACGCCGTCTCGGTCGTGATGCTCCTAGCATCACTCGTACTCGTCATCGCCTCACTCCTCGCGCAGCGTGCAAGTGCGGGACGACGGCGGCGAGATCTGATCACCACAGGGATCACTACAGGGGAGGAATAG
- a CDS encoding spermidine/putrescine ABC transporter substrate-binding protein → MKKRLALPLSAVLIIGSAACGGDDEGTSSGSDCEAGQTDGDLALYNWSEYLDPDLISAFEAEYDVTVTQDFYDSNEAMQPVIAAGSSGYDVIVPSDYMVSILIEGEDIMPLNKDAIPNYDNLLPEFASGLPYDPDGEYVAAYQWGSTGLGVNLGELGDDFPRSWGLVFDPELRAEYGLDGKVSLLNDPRETLGAALKYLGYSLNTTSEEELDEARDLLRDTVSALAAFDSDSYDENLGNGTTIVGHGYSGNMFAQFIDADDPENWDYFMPEEGGTQWVDNMAVVADAPHPCTAHTFINFLLDADNGAALSNWNYYASPNEASQPMIDDAVKPFLDKATAGVDPDKIEFISDTGDFEVNFSDAFTEARG, encoded by the coding sequence ATGAAGAAGCGACTGGCACTACCGCTGAGCGCGGTGCTGATCATCGGATCCGCCGCATGCGGCGGCGACGACGAAGGGACCTCGAGCGGCAGCGATTGTGAGGCCGGCCAGACCGACGGCGACCTCGCGCTGTACAACTGGTCCGAGTACCTCGACCCCGATCTGATCTCGGCGTTCGAAGCCGAGTACGACGTCACGGTCACCCAGGATTTCTACGACTCGAACGAGGCCATGCAGCCGGTGATCGCCGCCGGCAGCTCGGGCTACGACGTGATCGTCCCGTCCGACTACATGGTGTCGATCCTGATCGAGGGCGAGGACATCATGCCGCTCAACAAGGACGCGATCCCCAACTACGACAACCTGCTCCCGGAGTTCGCGTCCGGGCTGCCGTACGACCCCGACGGAGAGTACGTCGCCGCCTATCAGTGGGGTTCCACCGGACTCGGCGTCAACCTCGGCGAACTCGGCGACGACTTCCCGCGGTCGTGGGGACTCGTCTTCGACCCCGAACTGCGTGCCGAGTACGGCCTCGACGGCAAGGTCTCGCTGTTGAACGATCCGCGCGAGACGCTCGGCGCGGCGTTGAAGTACCTCGGCTATTCGCTCAACACCACGAGCGAGGAGGAGCTCGACGAGGCCCGCGACCTGTTGCGAGACACGGTGAGCGCACTCGCCGCGTTCGACTCGGACTCGTACGACGAGAACCTCGGCAACGGGACCACGATCGTCGGGCACGGCTACTCCGGCAACATGTTCGCCCAGTTCATCGACGCCGACGACCCCGAGAACTGGGACTACTTCATGCCGGAGGAGGGTGGCACGCAGTGGGTCGACAACATGGCCGTCGTCGCCGACGCGCCGCATCCGTGTACCGCGCACACGTTCATCAACTTCCTGCTCGATGCCGACAACGGGGCGGCGTTGTCCAACTGGAACTACTACGCCAGCCCGAACGAGGCGTCGCAGCCGATGATCGACGACGCGGTCAAGCCGTTCCTCGACAAGGCGACAGCCGGCGTCGACCCGGACAAGATCGAGTTCATCAGCGACACCGGTGACTTCGAGGTCAACTTCAGCGACGCCTTCACCGAGGCTCGCGGCTGA
- a CDS encoding ABC transporter permease, whose product MSIDAAELASGTDDADHAAIGADVERRLRAGDRRRGFLLALPAYAYMVLFFGVPLVIVFAYSFSTRSRTGDPTFSELSFDAYAKLKEELVRNVAIRSGILALVTTVLCLLFAYPFAYFVATRKASTRNLLLVAVMIPFWTNFLVRNYAWRVLLSTGGPISSVTETIGLGETDLLFTRTAVVIGLVYSFLPFMILPLYASIERIDWRLVEASRDLYCSGWKSFTKVVLPLSLPGVIAGSILVFVPSLGAYVTPAILGGGKEALLGEYIVGQFLTARNWPVGASLSFVLMTVMLGATIVYFRSGGKNL is encoded by the coding sequence GTGAGTATCGACGCCGCAGAGTTGGCGTCGGGCACCGACGACGCCGACCACGCCGCGATCGGCGCGGACGTCGAGCGTCGTCTGCGCGCCGGTGACCGTCGCCGTGGCTTCCTGCTCGCTCTGCCCGCCTACGCGTACATGGTGCTGTTCTTCGGCGTCCCGTTGGTCATCGTGTTCGCCTACAGCTTCTCCACCCGTTCGCGCACCGGTGATCCGACCTTCTCCGAGCTCAGCTTCGACGCCTACGCGAAGTTGAAGGAGGAACTGGTCCGCAACGTCGCGATCAGGTCGGGGATCCTCGCTCTGGTCACGACCGTCCTGTGCCTCCTGTTCGCGTATCCGTTCGCGTACTTCGTGGCGACCCGCAAGGCGTCCACCCGGAACCTGTTGCTCGTCGCGGTGATGATCCCGTTCTGGACCAACTTCCTCGTCCGCAACTACGCGTGGCGGGTGCTGCTCTCGACGGGCGGGCCGATCTCGTCGGTCACGGAGACGATCGGACTCGGCGAGACCGACCTGCTGTTCACGCGGACGGCGGTCGTGATCGGTCTCGTCTACTCGTTCCTGCCGTTCATGATCCTGCCGCTGTACGCCTCGATCGAACGGATCGACTGGCGGCTGGTCGAGGCGAGCCGGGACCTGTACTGCAGCGGATGGAAGTCGTTCACCAAGGTCGTGCTCCCGCTTTCGCTCCCGGGGGTGATCGCCGGGTCGATCCTGGTCTTCGTGCCGAGCCTCGGTGCGTACGTGACGCCGGCGATCCTCGGCGGCGGCAAGGAGGCGCTGCTCGGTGAGTACATCGTGGGGCAGTTCCTGACGGCCCGCAACTGGCCCGTCGGTGCCTCGCTCTCGTTCGTCCTGATGACCGTCATGCTCGGCGCGACCATCGTGTACTTCCGGTCCGGGGGCAAGAACCTGTGA